In one Rhodohalobacter sp. 614A genomic region, the following are encoded:
- a CDS encoding FAD-dependent oxidoreductase yields the protein MKKCILTICILTIVTYISHGQGSDGVIKHEMKSDLLVYGATAAGINAAVATAREGYSVIIVEPFNKIGGLMGTGFRMAQDVPYADHLGGLTGEFYRKDTTQVNLRHKQGAGKFNVSTFQEMLNEYEDLIRVIKNYRLTSVKKENGMIKEAIFEYAPPDKNGVPIPERASDNLTKVIAEVFIDASYEGDLMAYSGVSYRVGKESNEKYEESLAGVLIDEKFPGVDPYKEKGNPESGLLYPLTHLKKEEGEASEYFMLYNFKLAWEDNPTTEYPGFPIGLPATKNEDIYELLRRYVDAGYELTWPEENFNRPQLMTGSIPGSQVNYPDGDWETRSEIWQTHVDHVRTLNDFTGKEVRLLSNQNESTNGWPHLYIRQGRRMIGEYVMTQQDIQLQTDPPSPIIGMGYYKIDVYPNQLVVLEDGTIAYEGQLWILANPGPYQIPYGAITPEKEEATNLLVPLCMSASHIAYSSIRMEATYMVMGESAGIAASLALKNNQPVQDIDPREFTSLLKKYDQILEWDGKGYRMWRYNYLSDPVRQRPPRWETHPEEYSKYPVNQLWKD from the coding sequence ATGAAAAAGTGTATTCTGACAATATGCATATTGACTATAGTGACTTACATATCTCATGGGCAAGGTTCAGATGGTGTTATAAAACATGAAATGAAATCAGACCTCTTGGTTTACGGGGCAACTGCAGCAGGAATAAACGCAGCAGTTGCAACAGCTCGAGAAGGGTATTCAGTGATAATAGTGGAGCCCTTCAATAAAATTGGTGGATTAATGGGAACTGGTTTTAGAATGGCACAGGATGTTCCATATGCTGATCATCTTGGAGGGCTTACGGGTGAATTCTATCGAAAAGATACTACCCAGGTAAATTTGAGGCATAAACAAGGGGCTGGCAAATTTAATGTGTCAACATTTCAAGAGATGTTAAATGAATATGAGGATTTAATCAGAGTAATAAAGAATTATAGGCTCACCTCTGTAAAAAAGGAAAATGGAATGATTAAAGAAGCTATTTTCGAATATGCACCTCCTGATAAAAATGGTGTTCCAATACCAGAAAGAGCCTCAGATAATTTAACGAAAGTGATAGCAGAAGTCTTTATAGATGCGAGTTATGAGGGAGATTTGATGGCTTATTCTGGTGTTTCTTATAGAGTTGGGAAAGAATCAAATGAAAAATATGAGGAATCATTAGCCGGAGTTTTAATTGATGAAAAGTTTCCCGGAGTAGATCCATATAAAGAGAAGGGCAATCCCGAAAGTGGATTATTATACCCTCTAACACATCTTAAAAAAGAGGAGGGAGAGGCCAGCGAATACTTCATGTTATACAATTTTAAACTTGCTTGGGAGGATAACCCAACTACAGAATATCCTGGATTTCCGATTGGCTTACCTGCAACTAAAAATGAAGACATATATGAATTGCTGAGAAGATATGTAGATGCTGGTTATGAACTTACGTGGCCCGAAGAAAACTTTAATCGACCTCAATTAATGACGGGTTCTATTCCTGGTAGCCAGGTTAATTATCCTGATGGTGATTGGGAAACGAGATCCGAAATTTGGCAGACGCATGTCGATCATGTAAGAACTTTAAATGATTTTACAGGAAAAGAGGTCCGTTTATTGTCTAACCAAAATGAATCTACGAATGGCTGGCCACATCTTTATATACGTCAAGGAAGAAGAATGATTGGAGAGTATGTAATGACTCAACAAGATATCCAACTCCAGACTGATCCTCCCAGTCCAATTATTGGAATGGGTTACTACAAGATTGACGTATACCCCAATCAGTTAGTAGTTCTTGAGGATGGGACAATTGCATATGAAGGACAATTATGGATTTTAGCAAATCCTGGCCCCTATCAGATCCCCTATGGAGCAATAACTCCGGAAAAAGAGGAAGCGACAAATCTTTTAGTACCCCTATGCATGTCTGCAAGCCATATTGCATACTCTTCAATCAGAATGGAAGCAACCTACATGGTTATGGGAGAATCAGCAGGAATAGCAGCTTCTTTGGCTTTAAAAAATAATCAACCTGTACAAGATATTGATCCCAGGGAATTTACAAGTTTACTAAAGAAATACGATCAAATATTAGAATGGGATGGGAAAGGCTATCGAATGTGGCGGTATAATTATTTATCTGATCCAGTGAGACAACGCCCTCCTCGTTGGGAAACGCACCCTGAAGAGTATTCAAAATATCCGGTAAACCAGCTTTGGAAAGATTAA
- a CDS encoding FAD-dependent oxidoreductase, with translation MKLLHLISYLLILSLLNSCADDKPQNYEVDVCIYGATPSGIMAAYAAKKEGLSVVIIEPSRWVGGILGAGLKPVQDMPNYEAVGGKTRELMLELGIQNGADMELEEVRRIIREEMSPREIRSDFLDLLEEYGIRVIYDHRVSHTLKKKTRIVEAVFDLAPFDSNGLPPAEAQTDDHLRVEAEIFIDASYEGELMARSGVSNRVGRESKMDYGEEFAGVRPLGNLTPISPFVEPGDPQSGLLAMVEDDHGKEQGAGDHYTQAYNYRFYVTSDPDRRVPITPPEDYDPMDYELVGRYVEYIKETAEDREELEQQLSMIFPGWINSGVYNYQRASLITMAPLGISHVYAGGDYGTKARVWKAHQDYLRGLHHFLSTDERVPAFFREQTESLGLDGYHHPDTNGWPHQLYIRVSRRMVGEYTITAHDVYNRTQIEDPIGLAQYGIDTYPSRRIWFTRNDTTYVAIEGNMFVGGSRGPTNVPYPIPYRSITPQRHEVTNLLVPVLFSASHLGYASARMEPTFMIAGESAGVAAAQAMEEGVGVQDIDMERYLNRLRELNQRLEWNQK, from the coding sequence ATGAAGTTACTACATCTGATTTCTTACCTCCTTATTCTATCTCTTCTAAATTCTTGTGCGGATGATAAACCTCAAAATTATGAGGTTGATGTTTGCATTTATGGAGCCACCCCATCCGGTATCATGGCTGCTTATGCGGCAAAAAAGGAGGGTTTGTCTGTGGTTATCATTGAACCGAGCCGCTGGGTGGGAGGCATTCTCGGGGCGGGATTAAAGCCGGTGCAGGACATGCCTAATTATGAAGCAGTGGGTGGAAAAACTCGAGAATTAATGCTCGAATTAGGTATTCAAAACGGTGCAGATATGGAATTGGAAGAAGTTAGACGGATCATTAGAGAGGAGATGAGTCCCCGTGAGATACGATCTGATTTTCTGGATTTATTGGAGGAGTATGGGATTCGTGTGATTTATGATCACCGGGTCAGCCATACCCTCAAGAAGAAAACCCGAATAGTGGAGGCTGTGTTTGACCTGGCTCCGTTTGATTCCAACGGGCTGCCTCCGGCAGAAGCCCAGACCGATGACCATCTGCGGGTGGAGGCGGAGATATTTATTGATGCCAGTTACGAAGGAGAACTGATGGCCCGCTCGGGGGTATCCAACCGTGTGGGCCGGGAATCGAAGATGGATTATGGAGAAGAGTTTGCCGGTGTTCGTCCGTTGGGAAACCTCACCCCGATCAGTCCTTTTGTGGAACCGGGGGATCCGCAAAGCGGACTGCTGGCGATGGTGGAGGATGATCATGGCAAAGAGCAGGGAGCTGGGGATCACTACACCCAGGCATATAACTACCGGTTTTATGTGACTTCGGACCCGGATCGCCGGGTTCCCATTACGCCCCCGGAGGATTATGATCCGATGGATTATGAGTTGGTGGGCCGGTATGTGGAATACATCAAGGAAACGGCCGAGGATCGGGAAGAACTGGAGCAACAGCTGAGCATGATTTTTCCGGGGTGGATTAATTCAGGAGTTTACAATTATCAACGAGCGTCCTTGATAACGATGGCTCCGCTGGGGATCAGCCATGTGTATGCGGGGGGGGACTACGGGACCAAGGCCCGGGTGTGGAAAGCTCATCAGGATTATCTTCGGGGGTTGCATCATTTTCTGAGTACCGACGAGCGGGTACCGGCGTTTTTCCGGGAGCAGACGGAAAGTCTGGGCCTGGACGGCTACCATCATCCGGATACCAACGGGTGGCCGCACCAGCTCTACATTCGGGTGAGCCGCCGGATGGTGGGAGAGTATACGATAACGGCCCATGATGTATATAACCGTACGCAGATTGAGGATCCGATTGGCCTGGCCCAGTATGGAATTGACACGTATCCATCCCGCCGGATTTGGTTTACGCGTAATGATACCACGTATGTGGCCATTGAAGGGAATATGTTTGTAGGCGGTTCAAGGGGGCCGACCAATGTTCCGTACCCGATTCCGTACCGTTCGATTACCCCGCAGCGCCATGAGGTGACGAACCTGTTGGTGCCGGTGTTGTTTTCGGCGTCTCACCTGGGGTATGCCTCGGCAAGAATGGAGCCGACGTTTATGATAGCCGGGGAGTCGGCGGGAGTGGCGGCGGCGCAGGCGATGGAGGAAGGAGTGGGGGTGCAGGATATAGACATGGAACGTTATCTGAACCGGTTGAGGGAATTGAATCAGCGGCTCGAGTGGAATCAGAAATAA
- a CDS encoding RagB/SusD family nutrient uptake outer membrane protein, translating to MSSIIVFTSCDSILDVAPPDQLSETTFFQTESDARLALAGVYSVGSSQDNDSRNSFWKYNTYLRLLEGITDNGNEKDDWSNTFTDGTLNASNPDVENLWEGSYERIAKANNFLINIQSVEMNEDIKNEMIAEVKFLRAYEYFWLSQLWGGVPLVTEVLTLNEANSVSRDSKENVVSFVLNELTEASNNLPETRPASEHGRIIKSAALALKGRLLLAEENWSDAAATYRQVIDMGVHTIDPRWKALFIEEGETSNEIILSIKAKQNGANTSIQRTIWPFQYGGYHQTNVFANLLKDFEMIDGEGIYESPLYDPQNRYENRDPRLDMSFFIPERTVFKGNLYVAHPDSLNAPDRLPRRDWSGIALKKFADENYEGSTTNYGGDYPLIRYAEVLLSYLESMLESGQPITQNLLDETINKIRTREAVNMPPVTTTSVDELREIVRKERRVELAFEGLRFFDLLRWGIAAETLTGKFYGIQLTIDPDIISTGFYNEFEINNEGLFFYRSKAFIEGVNEKWPIPQSEIDINPNLEQNPGY from the coding sequence GTGAGTAGTATAATTGTATTCACATCCTGTGATTCAATTCTGGATGTGGCACCACCTGATCAGCTCTCAGAAACAACATTTTTTCAAACTGAATCTGATGCACGACTCGCATTAGCCGGAGTGTATAGTGTAGGATCATCCCAGGATAATGATTCAAGGAATTCATTCTGGAAGTATAACACCTATCTCAGATTACTTGAAGGCATTACTGATAATGGCAATGAAAAGGATGATTGGTCTAATACTTTTACTGATGGAACACTGAACGCTTCCAATCCTGATGTTGAGAATCTTTGGGAGGGATCGTACGAGAGAATTGCCAAGGCGAATAATTTTTTAATAAATATTCAATCAGTCGAAATGAATGAAGACATTAAAAATGAAATGATAGCTGAAGTCAAATTCTTAAGAGCATATGAGTATTTTTGGCTTTCTCAGTTATGGGGCGGGGTTCCATTAGTAACGGAAGTGCTTACTTTAAATGAAGCGAATAGCGTATCACGTGATTCGAAAGAAAATGTGGTGAGTTTTGTTTTAAATGAGTTGACCGAAGCCTCGAATAATCTTCCTGAAACAAGACCTGCAAGTGAACACGGGAGAATAATAAAATCTGCTGCCTTAGCACTCAAGGGAAGGCTTTTACTGGCTGAGGAAAACTGGTCAGACGCTGCTGCCACTTATAGACAGGTTATTGATATGGGAGTTCATACTATTGATCCCCGATGGAAGGCATTATTTATTGAAGAAGGAGAAACGAGTAACGAGATTATACTATCAATCAAGGCGAAACAGAATGGCGCTAATACTTCAATCCAAAGAACAATCTGGCCATTTCAATACGGAGGTTATCATCAGACAAATGTTTTTGCAAATCTGTTGAAGGATTTTGAAATGATTGATGGCGAAGGCATTTATGAATCGCCATTGTATGACCCGCAAAACCGGTATGAAAACAGAGATCCTAGATTGGATATGTCATTTTTTATACCGGAACGAACAGTTTTTAAAGGGAATCTATATGTTGCCCATCCGGATTCACTTAATGCCCCAGACCGACTACCCAGAAGAGACTGGAGTGGCATTGCTTTAAAAAAATTCGCCGATGAAAATTATGAAGGAAGTACGACGAATTATGGTGGGGATTATCCATTGATTCGGTATGCCGAAGTGTTGCTAAGTTATCTGGAGTCAATGTTAGAGAGTGGTCAACCCATCACACAGAACTTGTTGGATGAAACAATCAATAAGATAAGAACAAGAGAAGCAGTGAATATGCCGCCGGTTACAACCACCAGTGTTGATGAGTTAAGAGAAATTGTAAGAAAGGAACGAAGAGTAGAATTAGCTTTTGAGGGGCTACGATTCTTCGATTTATTGAGGTGGGGTATAGCTGCCGAAACATTGACAGGCAAGTTTTATGGCATTCAATTGACTATAGATCCTGATATCATTTCGACTGGATTCTACAATGAATTTGAAATCAATAATGAAGGATTATTCTTTTATAGGAGTAAGGCTTTTATTGAAGGGGTTAACGAGAAGTGGCCCATACCTCAAAGTGAGATTGATATAAATCCCAATCTTGAGCAAAACCCTGGATATTAA
- a CDS encoding SusC/RagA family TonB-linked outer membrane protein, which translates to MNAIMTNVTNKTWRRVSIFLAIFLFGYVGQAQTLGSLYTFQKGDSQLYIEEGLNLKNALEQVEQYYNVGLLYRSNIVEGLQTRQAGILSNNVEEALSFLLEGSSLRFKYLNPKTYGIYESFELRKADERVINSALQVIRGKVIDSESGEALPGVNVIVQGGEEVSGSLMGTSTDMEGNYEIQIPDSLNTLIFTYIGYQRLEVEINGRSEINVELIPDVQMLEDLVVVGFGQSQRVENLTGSVSSISASTIEDRPLTQSSQSLAGQVSGVTVLQSSGNPGEDQATINIRGLNTFSSAGNSPLVLVDGIAANINDVNPSDIQSVSILKDAASAAIYGSRGANGVILVETKKGRSGALQAEYNAYVGWTKPTELIELVDAATYAEMQNEALRNQGQSPAYSQEEIDKFRSGIDPENYPDLNQYNLLMDSGNPIQTNHDLRFSGGDDINTYSLSIGYLNKDGLMVHNNYERYNARLNLNSQITEKLNVALNLSGHEANHSQLASPGNQARSHPEGIIQTSIKVPPTIGGQRPDGTYGRLADFTIPGWLASDSERNLEEQYLLGTFQINYNLLENFKVNATASYRNKVWDTKHFKGEVQLDESVTLGPSELIESRNEESLLTLQSTFEYSQDINVHSFKILGGYSQEEFERDFIEAYRDNFPNNNLRELNAGDAGNQQSSGTSGVWALQSVFGRLNYSYDEKYLFESNLRYDGSSRFPEENRYGLFPSASIGWRISEEGFFTINWIDELKVRASYGQIGNQEIGLYPYQLTLSLGNNYVFGDSFVPGAAAELLPNRDIRWETTTTFDLGLDFELIENRIRGTIDYFDKETDDILFGISSSAILGLTPAEQNAGSVRNNGLEFSLEYRDNFGDFFFSIAPNFSIVHNEVTSLANVERDIEQGLFVGESVQSIYGFEADGLFVDENDINSWPEMPFEAKPGDIRLKDLNGDGMVTFEGDRKIIGNRFPKYNFGATVSGGYKSFDFNIQLHGVAGVNAVHNNGEAFRAFYLGTTPQKWQIENRFQPDNPSRDAKYPLLENVSEGDRNALVSTYWLRDASFLRIRDITVGYTLPVDVTDIIGIREARIYFNGNNLFTFDSFFPGWEPEMNGFYPLTKSLNFGVNIKI; encoded by the coding sequence ATGAACGCTATTATGACAAATGTTACAAACAAAACTTGGAGAAGAGTCTCTATCTTTCTTGCAATTTTTTTGTTTGGGTATGTAGGTCAGGCTCAAACTTTAGGCTCACTCTATACATTTCAAAAAGGTGATAGTCAGCTTTACATCGAAGAAGGCTTGAATTTAAAGAATGCCTTGGAGCAGGTTGAACAATACTATAATGTAGGACTCCTGTATCGCTCAAATATTGTAGAAGGATTACAAACAAGACAGGCTGGAATTTTATCTAACAATGTTGAGGAAGCGCTATCATTTCTATTGGAAGGAAGCAGTCTAAGGTTCAAATACCTTAACCCCAAAACATATGGCATTTATGAGAGTTTTGAACTAAGAAAGGCAGATGAAAGAGTTATAAACTCAGCGTTACAGGTTATTAGGGGAAAGGTTATTGATTCAGAAAGCGGTGAGGCGCTTCCGGGGGTAAATGTCATTGTTCAGGGAGGAGAAGAAGTAAGTGGCTCTCTCATGGGAACGAGTACTGACATGGAAGGAAATTATGAAATCCAAATTCCTGATAGCCTTAATACTTTAATTTTCACTTATATCGGTTACCAGAGGTTAGAGGTTGAAATCAATGGAAGGTCTGAAATAAATGTAGAATTAATTCCAGATGTCCAAATGCTGGAAGACTTGGTAGTAGTTGGCTTCGGGCAATCACAGAGAGTGGAAAACCTCACCGGATCTGTTTCTTCTATCAGTGCCAGTACTATAGAAGATAGGCCGCTTACTCAGTCTTCACAGTCTTTAGCGGGGCAAGTTAGTGGTGTAACCGTTTTACAAAGCTCCGGTAATCCAGGGGAGGATCAGGCAACTATTAATATTCGTGGGTTGAATACATTTAGCAGTGCTGGGAATTCACCGTTAGTTCTGGTTGATGGGATAGCCGCTAACATAAATGATGTAAATCCAAGTGATATACAAAGTGTGAGCATTTTGAAAGATGCTGCTTCCGCAGCCATATACGGTTCAAGAGGGGCAAATGGTGTAATACTTGTAGAGACTAAGAAAGGCAGGTCTGGAGCATTACAGGCTGAGTATAATGCCTATGTCGGCTGGACAAAACCCACGGAACTCATTGAATTGGTTGATGCAGCAACATATGCAGAAATGCAAAATGAGGCATTAAGAAATCAAGGACAAAGTCCTGCTTATTCTCAGGAAGAAATAGACAAATTCAGAAGTGGAATAGACCCGGAAAATTATCCTGATTTGAATCAATATAACCTCTTAATGGATTCAGGAAATCCAATTCAAACCAATCATGATTTAAGGTTTTCTGGTGGTGATGATATAAATACCTATTCTTTATCTATTGGTTATTTAAATAAAGATGGCCTCATGGTTCATAATAACTATGAGAGGTACAATGCTCGCCTAAATTTAAATAGCCAAATTACAGAGAAGCTGAATGTCGCCTTAAATTTATCCGGGCACGAAGCAAATCACTCTCAATTAGCAAGTCCGGGAAATCAGGCACGAAGTCATCCTGAAGGCATTATTCAAACATCTATCAAAGTTCCTCCCACTATTGGCGGACAAAGACCTGACGGCACTTATGGGCGATTAGCTGATTTTACAATTCCAGGATGGTTAGCAAGTGATTCAGAAAGAAATCTGGAAGAGCAATACCTGCTCGGTACATTTCAGATTAATTACAATTTACTTGAGAACTTCAAAGTAAACGCTACAGCATCCTATAGAAACAAGGTTTGGGATACAAAACACTTTAAAGGCGAAGTTCAACTGGATGAGAGTGTAACACTCGGGCCTTCAGAATTGATTGAGTCCAGAAATGAAGAGAGTTTATTAACGTTACAATCTACTTTTGAATACTCCCAGGATATTAATGTTCATTCATTTAAAATCTTAGGGGGTTATTCTCAGGAAGAATTCGAAAGAGATTTTATTGAGGCATATCGAGATAATTTTCCGAACAATAATTTAAGAGAATTGAATGCTGGAGATGCAGGAAATCAACAATCTTCCGGTACCTCAGGAGTGTGGGCTTTACAGTCAGTTTTTGGAAGGCTCAATTATTCGTATGATGAAAAATATCTATTCGAATCGAATTTAAGATATGATGGTTCCTCTCGTTTCCCGGAAGAAAACAGGTATGGGTTATTTCCGTCTGCATCCATCGGTTGGAGAATATCAGAAGAAGGGTTCTTTACTATTAATTGGATTGATGAGCTGAAAGTCCGGGCATCTTATGGACAAATAGGAAATCAAGAAATAGGTCTTTATCCATATCAGCTAACTTTAAGTCTTGGAAACAATTATGTATTTGGAGATTCATTTGTTCCTGGTGCAGCAGCCGAGTTACTGCCAAACCGGGATATTCGATGGGAAACCACAACTACCTTTGATTTAGGACTAGATTTCGAATTGATTGAAAATAGGATTAGAGGAACCATTGATTATTTTGATAAGGAGACAGACGATATTTTATTTGGCATTTCTTCCTCTGCCATTTTGGGTTTAACACCCGCTGAACAGAATGCCGGATCCGTAAGAAATAATGGATTGGAGTTCAGTCTTGAATACCGGGATAACTTCGGTGATTTTTTCTTCTCGATAGCTCCGAATTTTTCAATTGTTCATAATGAAGTAACCTCCTTAGCAAACGTAGAGAGAGATATTGAACAGGGATTATTTGTAGGGGAATCAGTGCAATCTATATACGGCTTTGAAGCGGATGGACTTTTCGTAGATGAAAATGATATTAATAGCTGGCCAGAAATGCCTTTCGAAGCTAAACCAGGTGATATTCGTTTAAAAGATTTAAACGGGGATGGAATGGTAACCTTTGAAGGGGACAGAAAAATAATTGGAAATAGATTCCCCAAATATAATTTTGGGGCAACAGTTAGTGGTGGATATAAGTCGTTCGACTTCAACATCCAACTACATGGAGTTGCTGGTGTAAATGCTGTTCATAACAATGGCGAAGCATTTAGAGCATTTTACCTCGGAACAACACCCCAAAAATGGCAAATAGAGAATAGATTCCAGCCAGACAATCCATCTCGTGATGCTAAATATCCATTACTTGAAAATGTCAGTGAGGGAGACAGAAATGCATTGGTATCAACCTATTGGCTTCGAGACGCTTCTTTTCTCAGAATAAGAGATATAACAGTTGGATATACATTACCTGTAGATGTAACAGATATCATTGGAATAAGAGAAGCGCGTATCTATTTCAACGGGAACAATCTATTCACTTTTGATAGCTTTTTCCCGGGTTGGGAACCAGAAATGAATGGTTTCTATCCGCTTACCAAATCGTTGAATTTTGGTGTTAATATTAAAATTTAA
- a CDS encoding FecR family protein, giving the protein MIDKNYVKEEHFTIQELKENPSFRRMVRGIASAEEVEFWNEWIESSNENRLKAKRATSDLVGFEFKPLDLPNIEQQWERVYSKTTGKAKGATDQSQRNNENVLRWIFRAVAIILIISMAGLGTYYFYEKETDQLQLEQLSEARTITADQGEQKTLQFSNGAKVILNSYSSITYRLGPSNNSTIEMSLDGEAWFDADTHTKSDQPAFSVTTPDGIIRDIGTKFLVTVENGHSRVVLQEGLVEVAPLKQSGSGLQDEEMKFQVQKGEMVEFSRSDIITRKNVNPTFYTSWATGFMELEESGVNEFAQYVEQRFDVDVQVRDSSLMDIRLNGTVYFRSMDELMRSVSEVIGIPVYRSANRDTVYIGNQR; this is encoded by the coding sequence TTGATAGATAAGAATTACGTGAAAGAAGAACATTTTACCATTCAGGAATTAAAAGAAAATCCATCTTTCAGGCGGATGGTAAGAGGGATTGCATCGGCTGAAGAAGTTGAGTTCTGGAATGAGTGGATTGAATCAAGTAATGAAAATCGATTAAAAGCGAAGAGGGCTACTTCCGATTTAGTTGGTTTTGAATTTAAACCGTTGGATCTCCCCAATATTGAACAGCAGTGGGAAAGGGTCTATTCAAAAACAACAGGAAAAGCCAAGGGCGCAACAGATCAGTCTCAAAGGAATAATGAAAATGTTTTAAGATGGATATTCCGGGCAGTAGCAATCATTTTAATCATAAGTATGGCCGGCCTGGGAACTTATTATTTCTACGAAAAAGAAACTGACCAACTTCAATTAGAACAGCTTTCGGAAGCAAGAACAATTACTGCAGATCAGGGAGAACAGAAGACGCTCCAATTTTCAAATGGAGCGAAGGTAATATTAAACAGTTATTCCTCTATAACCTATCGTTTAGGTCCTTCAAACAATTCTACAATCGAGATGAGTTTGGATGGAGAAGCGTGGTTTGATGCGGATACCCACACAAAAAGTGATCAACCAGCATTTTCAGTCACTACCCCAGATGGAATTATCCGGGATATTGGCACGAAATTTTTGGTAACGGTAGAGAATGGTCATTCACGCGTGGTTTTGCAGGAAGGTCTTGTTGAGGTAGCGCCTCTGAAACAAAGCGGTTCTGGCTTACAGGATGAAGAGATGAAGTTTCAGGTGCAAAAGGGAGAGATGGTTGAGTTCAGCCGATCAGATATTATCACACGAAAAAATGTAAATCCAACATTTTATACATCCTGGGCAACAGGATTTATGGAGCTTGAAGAAAGTGGAGTAAATGAATTTGCCCAATACGTGGAGCAGCGATTTGACGTGGACGTACAGGTCAGAGATTCAAGTTTAATGGATATTCGGCTTAATGGTACGGTTTACTTTCGGTCAATGGATGAGCTGATGCGATCTGTATCGGAAGTGATTGGTATTCCGGTCTATCGGTCAGCGAACAGAGATACAGTTTATATCGGTAATCAGCGATAA
- a CDS encoding RNA polymerase sigma factor, which translates to MSSMLPSEIWERFVSGDHSSFQGLFKGYYHGLYGYGLKLCRDPELVEDAIQNLFITIWERRDELAHITSPNVYLYVSLRRNIFKAEKQKTRLRQVQKDAQSEFEIYFGVEELIIKDESREEQVETLQQALNQLSNKQKEVLYLHYYNGMSYGEIEEILSINRQSVRNHMYRAMETLRSVLDIDVMRLVISILISFLAF; encoded by the coding sequence ATGAGTTCAATGCTACCATCTGAAATTTGGGAAAGATTTGTATCTGGAGATCACTCCAGTTTCCAAGGATTATTCAAAGGCTACTACCATGGACTCTATGGATATGGCTTAAAATTGTGTAGAGATCCCGAGCTGGTTGAAGATGCAATTCAGAATCTTTTCATTACAATCTGGGAGCGAAGGGACGAATTAGCTCATATTACTTCTCCGAATGTTTATCTGTATGTTTCGTTGAGGAGAAATATTTTTAAAGCTGAAAAGCAAAAAACTCGTTTGAGGCAAGTTCAAAAAGATGCTCAAAGTGAGTTTGAGATTTATTTTGGAGTTGAAGAATTGATTATAAAAGACGAATCAAGAGAGGAACAAGTAGAAACACTCCAACAAGCTCTTAACCAGCTTTCAAATAAGCAAAAAGAGGTTCTCTATCTTCATTACTACAATGGCATGAGCTATGGTGAGATTGAAGAAATTCTCTCCATCAATCGCCAATCCGTTCGAAATCACATGTATCGGGCTATGGAAACTCTCCGAAGTGTGCTGGATATCGATGTCATGCGTTTAGTGATTTCAATACTGATCTCTTTTTTGGCATTCTAA